A single genomic interval of Agromyces cerinus harbors:
- a CDS encoding ABC transporter substrate-binding protein, whose protein sequence is MTRTKRSFAVALAAGAAAIALGMTGCTPSAGGGGDDASVLRVWAGSATPINNNFNPFAVDTAVHATFGVIYEPLFFFNQLSADAPVGLIGDSYEYSEDGRTLTVTIKPDLKWSDGDDLTADDVAFTFGYGSNKSEQFVSAEATDATTVVVTYTEPQFTSASLTLGSTYIIPEHIWADIDDFMAETNPEPVGSGPYVLKSFSDAAYTVEANELFRDGAPAVTEVQYLGLDSNQSSQDLLTTGKIDWVGQFIANPDAVTGEGNITTLNLQQDPTTITTCANADLGCEGAQTDPAVRQAIDVAIDRATIADKAFAGLAGESSPSFTLQPRDEQWLSDPELATSPQAANAAEAGAILEAAGYTKDADGFYGTGGTAFEIDLFSPDGWTDYNDAAKLISEQAADAGIRINARTVSDAEYWTPIQSGDFQMALYGLTQSLVADPYSNYHEYFAGTSTAKVGETPLVGQNYARYSNPVVDGAVLAAGATQDVATKQAAYATIQAEIARDLPYIPVVLNASQSFFNTEKFSGWPSEGDLYAAPLPYLAVANAVVLSHLTPAK, encoded by the coding sequence ATGACTCGAACCAAACGCTCCTTCGCGGTGGCACTCGCCGCCGGAGCGGCCGCGATCGCCCTGGGAATGACCGGATGCACCCCGTCGGCAGGAGGGGGCGGCGACGACGCCTCTGTCCTCCGCGTCTGGGCGGGCAGCGCCACCCCGATCAACAACAACTTCAACCCGTTCGCCGTCGACACGGCCGTGCACGCGACGTTCGGCGTGATCTACGAGCCGCTGTTCTTCTTCAACCAGCTCTCGGCCGATGCGCCCGTCGGGCTCATCGGCGACAGCTACGAGTACAGCGAAGACGGCCGCACGCTCACCGTCACGATCAAGCCCGACCTCAAGTGGAGCGACGGCGACGACCTCACCGCCGACGATGTCGCCTTCACCTTCGGGTACGGCTCGAACAAGTCCGAGCAGTTCGTCTCGGCCGAGGCGACCGACGCCACCACCGTCGTGGTCACCTACACCGAACCGCAGTTCACGAGCGCCTCGCTCACGCTCGGTTCGACGTACATCATCCCCGAGCACATCTGGGCCGACATCGACGACTTCATGGCCGAGACGAACCCCGAGCCCGTCGGCTCCGGCCCGTACGTGCTGAAGAGCTTCTCCGATGCGGCCTACACGGTCGAGGCGAACGAGCTCTTCCGCGACGGCGCGCCCGCCGTGACCGAGGTGCAGTACCTCGGCCTCGACTCGAACCAGTCGTCGCAAGACCTCCTGACGACCGGCAAGATCGACTGGGTCGGCCAGTTCATCGCGAACCCCGACGCCGTCACCGGCGAGGGGAACATCACGACGCTGAACCTCCAGCAGGACCCGACGACGATCACGACCTGCGCGAACGCCGATCTCGGGTGCGAGGGTGCGCAGACCGACCCGGCCGTGCGCCAGGCGATCGACGTCGCGATCGACCGCGCAACGATCGCCGACAAGGCCTTCGCCGGACTCGCGGGCGAGTCCTCGCCGTCGTTCACCCTCCAGCCGCGCGATGAGCAGTGGCTGAGCGACCCCGAGCTCGCGACGAGCCCGCAGGCGGCGAACGCGGCAGAGGCGGGCGCGATCCTCGAGGCCGCCGGCTACACGAAGGATGCCGACGGGTTCTACGGCACGGGCGGCACGGCCTTCGAGATCGACCTGTTCTCGCCCGACGGCTGGACCGACTACAACGACGCGGCCAAGCTCATCTCCGAGCAGGCCGCCGATGCGGGCATCCGCATCAACGCCCGCACCGTCTCCGACGCCGAGTACTGGACGCCGATCCAGTCGGGCGACTTCCAGATGGCGCTCTACGGCCTCACGCAGAGCCTCGTCGCCGACCCGTACTCGAACTACCACGAGTACTTCGCCGGCACCTCGACCGCGAAGGTCGGCGAGACCCCGCTCGTCGGCCAGAACTACGCGCGCTACTCGAACCCGGTCGTCGACGGGGCCGTGCTCGCGGCCGGCGCGACGCAGGACGTCGCGACGAAGCAGGCGGCCTACGCGACCATCCAGGCCGAGATCGCACGCGACCTCCCGTACATCCCGGTGGTGCTGAACGCCTCGCAGTCGTTCTTCAACACCGAGAAGTTCAGCGGATGGCCGAGCGAGGGCGACCTGTACGCCGCGCCGCTGCCGTACCTGGCGGTGGCCAACGCGGTCGTGCTCTCGCACCTCACCCCGGCGAAGTAG
- a CDS encoding sugar kinase produces MPDNPLPEVVALGETMALVAPALAEPLETADEFRVDSAGAEANVAAHLAALGRRAAWAGRLGDDALGRRVARHLRDRGVDTRWVETDDEAPTGVYFKDPGRGVRYYRAGSAASRMTPSFLDGLPLDSARVVHVSGITPALSASCDDLVDALVGRIADSPALLSFDVNHRSALWQAGVAAGRLRELASRADLVFVGLDEAEALWGTETPEAVRALLPEPALLIVKDGAIAATEFRDGADSAPTRVPARSVEVVEAVGAGDAFAAGYLASLLNGGDASERLAAGHARAVTVLGDTADFPRAETTTRSTR; encoded by the coding sequence GTGCCTGACAATCCGCTGCCCGAAGTCGTCGCCCTCGGCGAGACCATGGCGCTCGTCGCCCCCGCGCTCGCCGAGCCGCTCGAGACCGCCGACGAGTTCCGCGTCGACTCCGCCGGTGCCGAGGCGAATGTCGCCGCCCACCTCGCGGCCCTCGGTCGTCGCGCCGCTTGGGCGGGGCGACTCGGCGACGATGCCCTCGGCCGGCGCGTCGCGCGGCACCTGCGCGACCGAGGCGTCGACACCCGCTGGGTCGAGACCGACGACGAGGCGCCGACGGGTGTCTACTTCAAGGATCCGGGTCGCGGCGTGCGGTACTACCGAGCAGGGTCGGCGGCCTCGCGCATGACGCCGTCCTTCCTCGACGGGCTCCCGCTCGACTCGGCGCGGGTCGTGCACGTGAGCGGCATCACGCCGGCGCTGTCCGCGAGCTGCGACGACCTCGTCGACGCGCTCGTCGGCCGGATCGCCGACTCGCCCGCGCTGCTGAGCTTCGACGTGAACCACCGCAGCGCTCTCTGGCAGGCCGGGGTCGCGGCCGGTCGGCTGCGCGAGCTCGCCTCCCGCGCCGACCTCGTGTTCGTGGGGCTCGACGAGGCCGAGGCGCTCTGGGGCACCGAGACCCCCGAAGCGGTGCGGGCACTGCTGCCCGAGCCGGCGCTCCTGATCGTGAAGGACGGTGCGATCGCGGCCACGGAGTTCCGCGACGGTGCGGACTCCGCGCCGACCCGGGTGCCGGCGAGGTCCGTGGAGGTCGTCGAGGCCGTGGGTGCCGGTGACGCCTTCGCGGCGGGCTATCTCGCGTCGCTGCTCAACGGAGGCGACGCGAGCGAACGCCTCGCCGCCGGACATGCCCGAGCCGTCACCGTGCTCGGCGACACCGCCGACTTCCCCCGCGCCGAAACCACCACGAGGAGCACCCGATGA
- a CDS encoding bifunctional 4-hydroxy-2-oxoglutarate aldolase/2-dehydro-3-deoxy-phosphogluconate aldolase: MTTISNAEFDEIFEGKPLMAIFRGMGVERSLELAERAWGLGIDVVELPIQTEADLEALRVVAAAGRAAGRLVGAGTVVSVRHVELAASAGAAFTVSPGFDPVVSRASAQAGLPPMPGVATATEVQAAMASGLTWLKAFPASLLGPAWFPAMAGPFPAARFVATGGMDASNAGEFLARGVRAVAVGTALEDPTQLPALAALLAE; encoded by the coding sequence ATGACCACCATCAGCAACGCCGAGTTCGACGAGATCTTCGAGGGGAAGCCGCTCATGGCGATCTTCCGGGGCATGGGCGTCGAGCGGAGCCTCGAGCTCGCCGAGCGGGCATGGGGCCTCGGAATCGACGTGGTCGAGCTGCCGATCCAGACCGAGGCCGACCTCGAGGCGCTGCGCGTCGTCGCGGCGGCGGGGCGGGCCGCCGGTCGCCTCGTGGGAGCGGGCACCGTCGTGTCGGTGCGGCATGTCGAGCTCGCGGCATCCGCCGGCGCGGCCTTCACCGTGAGTCCCGGCTTCGATCCCGTCGTCTCGCGCGCCTCGGCGCAGGCCGGATTGCCGCCGATGCCGGGCGTCGCGACCGCGACCGAGGTGCAGGCCGCGATGGCTTCGGGCCTCACCTGGTTGAAGGCGTTCCCGGCGTCGCTCCTCGGCCCGGCGTGGTTCCCGGCGATGGCCGGCCCGTTCCCCGCCGCCCGCTTCGTCGCCACCGGCGGCATGGACGCCTCGAACGCGGGGGAGTTCCTTGCGCGAGGCGTGCGCGCGGTCGCCGTCGGGACGGCGCTCGAGGACCCGACGCAGTTGCCGGCCCTCGCCGCCCTGCTCGCCGAGTAG
- a CDS encoding ABC transporter permease, producing MSFYLRRVAFYLVTLWAAISLNFLLPRLLPGDPAAIMLGKLRRASGGRPLSEETIEAITSILGAGKDMSLWDQYVAYWGRLLQGDLGVSSTRYPASVADLIAAALPWTIILVGVATVISFLLGIIVGAWVGWRRGTALDHLVPVTTVFQSIPYFWLALVLVAVFSVQLGWFPIVGGYDVFEFPAGPEPTWAFVGSAIYHAILPATTIVLSSVGGWLLGMRNMMVSTMSEDYVVTAEAKGLTPRRVRTRYASRNAAIPSLAGFGIALGFVVAGSIVMEQVFSYPGIGKLMIQAVQGLDYALMQGVFLVITLTVLAANFFMDLIYGFIDPRVRHNG from the coding sequence ATGAGCTTCTACCTTCGGCGGGTCGCCTTCTACCTGGTGACCCTCTGGGCGGCGATCTCGCTCAACTTCCTGCTCCCGCGGCTCCTGCCGGGCGACCCCGCCGCCATCATGCTCGGCAAACTCCGGCGCGCCAGCGGCGGGCGCCCGCTCTCCGAGGAGACGATCGAGGCGATCACCTCGATCCTCGGCGCCGGGAAGGACATGTCCCTCTGGGACCAGTACGTGGCGTACTGGGGCCGGCTGCTTCAGGGAGACCTCGGCGTCTCCTCCACGAGGTATCCGGCCTCGGTCGCCGATCTCATCGCGGCGGCCCTGCCGTGGACGATCATCCTGGTCGGTGTCGCGACCGTCATCTCCTTCCTGCTCGGCATCATCGTCGGCGCATGGGTGGGGTGGCGGCGCGGCACCGCGCTCGACCACCTGGTGCCGGTCACCACGGTCTTCCAGTCCATCCCGTACTTCTGGCTCGCCCTCGTGCTCGTCGCGGTGTTCTCGGTGCAGCTGGGCTGGTTCCCGATCGTCGGCGGGTACGACGTCTTCGAGTTCCCGGCCGGCCCCGAGCCCACCTGGGCGTTCGTCGGCAGCGCGATCTACCACGCCATCCTCCCGGCGACCACGATCGTGCTCTCGTCGGTCGGCGGCTGGCTCCTCGGCATGCGCAACATGATGGTGTCGACGATGTCGGAGGACTACGTCGTCACCGCCGAGGCGAAGGGGCTCACGCCGCGCCGGGTGCGCACGAGGTACGCCTCGCGCAACGCCGCCATCCCGAGCCTCGCCGGGTTCGGCATCGCCCTCGGCTTCGTCGTCGCCGGCTCCATCGTCATGGAGCAGGTGTTCAGCTACCCGGGCATCGGCAAGCTCATGATCCAGGCGGTGCAGGGCCTCGACTACGCGCTCATGCAGGGCGTCTTCCTCGTGATCACGCTCACCGTGCTGGCCGCCAACTTCTTCATGGACCTCATCTACGGCTTCATCGACCCGAGGGTGCGACACAATGGATGA